A portion of the Ralstonia nicotianae genome contains these proteins:
- a CDS encoding filamentous hemagglutinin N-terminal domain-containing protein — protein sequence MRQPVTARARAALEQPRAIEQQQEQHSIPAGTADPVSRHDRARRSFVARAIAAAVALISWLGPVQVSWQAARQSAATIALHGTTVDSPFTSWRTTGRLLVRWGLRQAQAGAITDPTAPIRFTPTLTQTTGANGGVPVINVTTPNASGLSYNLLRSLTVDGVGLILNNSLLGGGTLLGGNVTGNANLATSGPASTILTQVTGTEPIRINGTVEVFGAPASVIFSAPAGIYTQGAGFTNTPRVTLSSGTPQFLSGSGANVSFDQATAVGFLVNSGRIQIDPAAGSTAGAGIEGTVGAINLIGQTVGVNAPLYAGNQINVIAGNQQVAPVATGTGRAGSDWQVSGAGANAAANSASAQNGLAIDATAFGAMTAGQIKLISTAQGLGVRAAGDLAANTSNVNIDANGDVSVGNVYGQQTAGITTTGAVTTSGAVRAQQDVTIGAGGDVTLGGAAQAGNNVTVSAGGNVAGSGDLAAVHGLSVSAGNSANLGGNLNAASIAVTAQGKDGTGDITLGGKVASPGGIALNAARDTTIAGQLTGGSGVSVNAGRNLSVSGAIGSVGDLNLAAAAGSVSTTGAVTTQANLTASAGQDVRLGGTTAANGHVAIQANAGSITTAGTLTAAQDIALTAGQNATLGAATQTGGNLTVTAGNTVGGAGNLTASKAIDVQAGGSVDVNGNVSANRIAMQAAGRDGVGDIRLGGNVGAPGTITLNAARDTTIAGSVVSDSDLNLATQRNLSVGGVVGSTKGNVSLTARTGAVTTQGAVITPGNLVVSSGADTSLGGQVSAAGTASVNAGGNLSTAGQIGSNGTLTLNAGQNLTIGGQVGSGADANLQAGSNVTVNGALTSTGNASVLAGQSIALAGDVAAGGNATLDASQTITGPGNLSAAQTAKVTGGSIDLGGQVKGKQVALTANGSGNLGDVRLGGAVGAPGSVTISATRDATLGSNAIAGGDLTATAGRNLTVNGAAASVNGNVNLTAQAGQLASTGSIQANQGDVNATAGQDLNVGGSVYAGRNAGLAAQGGNATVSGNLTSLGKTSVGSGQNTTLSGQLKTGGDLQASAANALSVAQLNYVGGNAILRGADIAVGSAAGQSNAVQGTLDAVASRGLTLTGNSNANALNLGGATITNQGSTLATQRATVSGGTVANTGTLAANQLTVSAADLVNRGTVGGQAVNLNTTGNLDNAGGLVVGTQTLDVTTGALTSNRGGTFFGGDLTGKSPTTGNLTLTVNGGAGSFNNAGGQLLAGNNLTLNTPNQVFDPSAASTGTLNANNALTLSIQSINNTGTWNVQGRSVAINAAQGITNSGTIQKAGDLSLSTAGALANSGQIVGGSNVALSAGTLTNTGTIHADGNLALAGNVRNAGTAEALGNIAVTGSNYDNQGGKTQANGDIRFDIGGTLNNVGSVIGANGNVHIAAQSVVNDRTAPVDAGSSFGKAVNDALLNSTIIGSYSPWVYGGSCDSCSAYVAGAPINVTIGDLVRNADGTTTLYLGPVAVSSENGPGFESRWFMGYSGLTISPNDPDQKRVPLPTVDRTIVRQADGTAGQITAGGAMDVTAASVSNKGGLIRAGKDVTLNVGSLDNSRSATLVSSQTDAVNAAELAAFLDRISAIARANTMSSFANSAFLSSSQYLMFSKPDWQGSSCDSCTAPAPSAVVLDVGHAKDGAQATAPVQSTVTYTLGKAGQILSGGNLSLTGSGDLTNAGDLAAAGKVKITAAGTFTNQGTYVSSVTTTAGCLPGAIKCAEGGAHVDTLNWQQTPNTVAAGDTLTINAASIQNLNGTLAAVGNVTLTAGSGVTNRAGAIQSTAGDVSITAPTVVNTTMTPVTLHKSYGNMNPSYAGGCNAGGTYKESQCASDETTAAGPAGVISAARDVNLSGTTLTNNGALITGGRNVTVNMAGNVDNNSIALNANWHGHWVEETGWLKGDKRHETNGVAVLGNLASGIQAGNALSVTSGGRTVNTGNLLGSTVDLTSASLVNGITSPTQPTPPSVPGQQVISLAPPPAPSGSLPTANNTGTGPAAQAASATPTTSSASGGAPQASVTPVQTPAWRFQPAIVTTPSAPGSTQVSWHFNAPAAGSAVSASASTVNGTTYVNPNPATAVLAGVTPDSLLSQLPADLRPGGTPFYYDPFTENQKLQQAALAQTGQSSFVNGLTYDSQNRLSVTDQEKLILYRNAADYAKAHNIQLGQALTQQQIAQLDKPMLWYVTQQVPDPSCNTVASTACPMVSALVPQLYLPAGYADAITQPAGGMIAGTNVNVNVDGTLRNSGQIVAGDALNVRAGTIDARPNVVNVGTSAYKVEGGWLEVSGTQVQPGGFMSAVNLNVTANAINAVNDAFAVRNADGSIDQAKTDALIAQLKANLGGNYTAGTVKDDIHQNFIKEQSALPTFVVMVIALVAAVVTAGAAAAAIAAAEVAAAEAGMATLIATGSVEAATAAGGIMASSVFAAGGIANLAIAGALGGMAASVVSQVGLTGRLSVGQTLIAGAAGAITGGMTGYFGANYGIDRLLASTAAGCGTAAMSGGDCKSGAISGFATAAIAWAGDAMRQNQIESSKRFSGITDTKASELGPVDNASGPSAGVNGDGYKIAGTRVSFDDLRKYGDVQQAADGSWTFTGTQVDPKTGTFWTLRDALQKEGGLTGGAQGLSGTLSGAPYAPGTATDKLLESFAGPHDFMGSIFAYDKLGNLKQGMTALQRTLFEIQTDIDIPLSAPFAGVTFLNQYGVDWSTFRNQFNQTKDKR from the coding sequence ATGCGCCAGCCGGTCACGGCCCGCGCACGCGCTGCGCTGGAGCAGCCGCGTGCCATTGAACAACAACAAGAACAACACAGCATTCCCGCGGGTACCGCTGATCCCGTCAGCCGCCATGACCGCGCCAGGCGCTCGTTTGTAGCGCGGGCCATCGCCGCCGCCGTTGCGCTCATCAGCTGGCTCGGCCCGGTGCAGGTCTCCTGGCAGGCGGCCCGGCAGAGCGCCGCCACGATTGCACTGCACGGCACAACCGTCGATAGCCCATTCACGTCGTGGCGCACCACCGGCCGCCTGCTGGTGCGCTGGGGCCTGCGGCAGGCGCAGGCCGGCGCCATCACCGATCCCACCGCGCCGATCCGCTTCACGCCCACCCTTACCCAGACCACGGGAGCGAACGGGGGCGTCCCGGTGATCAACGTGACGACGCCGAACGCAAGCGGCCTGTCATACAACCTGCTGCGTTCGCTGACGGTCGATGGCGTGGGGCTGATTCTGAACAACAGCCTGCTCGGCGGCGGCACGCTGCTGGGCGGCAACGTTACCGGCAACGCGAACCTGGCCACGTCCGGCCCGGCCTCGACGATCCTGACGCAGGTCACGGGCACCGAGCCGATCCGCATCAACGGCACGGTGGAGGTGTTCGGCGCGCCGGCCAGCGTGATTTTTTCCGCGCCAGCGGGCATCTATACGCAGGGCGCGGGGTTTACGAACACGCCACGGGTGACGCTGTCCAGCGGTACACCGCAGTTTCTGAGCGGCAGCGGCGCAAACGTTTCATTCGACCAGGCCACCGCGGTGGGCTTCCTGGTCAACAGCGGGCGCATCCAGATCGACCCGGCGGCGGGTTCCACGGCCGGTGCCGGGATCGAGGGCACGGTCGGGGCGATCAACCTGATCGGCCAGACGGTGGGTGTCAATGCGCCGCTGTACGCGGGCAACCAGATCAACGTGATCGCGGGGAACCAGCAGGTCGCGCCGGTGGCGACGGGCACGGGCCGGGCGGGTTCGGACTGGCAGGTGAGCGGCGCGGGCGCCAATGCGGCGGCCAACAGCGCGAGCGCGCAGAACGGCCTGGCGATCGACGCGACGGCGTTCGGCGCGATGACAGCGGGGCAGATCAAGCTGATCTCGACGGCGCAGGGGCTGGGCGTGCGCGCCGCCGGCGACCTGGCGGCCAATACCAGCAACGTCAATATCGATGCCAATGGCGATGTCAGCGTCGGCAATGTGTATGGGCAGCAGACCGCCGGCATCACGACGACGGGGGCGGTGACGACGAGCGGTGCCGTGCGGGCGCAGCAGGACGTGACGATCGGGGCCGGCGGTGACGTGACGCTCGGCGGTGCGGCGCAGGCGGGCAACAACGTGACGGTGAGCGCGGGCGGCAATGTTGCCGGATCGGGCGATCTGGCTGCCGTGCATGGCTTGAGCGTGAGCGCGGGCAACAGCGCCAATCTGGGCGGCAACCTGAACGCGGCAAGCATTGCCGTGACCGCACAGGGCAAGGATGGCACGGGTGATATCACGCTGGGCGGCAAGGTGGCTTCGCCTGGAGGCATTGCGCTGAATGCGGCGCGCGATACGACGATCGCGGGGCAGTTGACCGGCGGCAGTGGCGTGTCGGTCAACGCCGGCCGCAACCTGTCGGTCTCCGGAGCGATCGGCAGCGTGGGCGATCTGAATCTCGCCGCCGCTGCGGGCAGTGTGAGCACCACGGGTGCCGTCACCACGCAAGCCAACCTGACGGCGAGCGCGGGGCAGGACGTTCGCCTGGGCGGCACCACCGCCGCCAACGGCCATGTCGCGATCCAGGCAAACGCCGGCAGCATCACGACGGCCGGCACGCTGACGGCCGCGCAGGACATCGCGCTCACCGCCGGGCAGAACGCAACGCTGGGTGCCGCCACCCAGACCGGCGGCAATCTGACGGTCACGGCCGGCAATACGGTCGGCGGCGCGGGCAATCTCACCGCTTCCAAGGCCATCGATGTGCAGGCGGGAGGCAGCGTCGATGTGAACGGCAATGTCAGCGCGAACCGGATCGCCATGCAGGCAGCCGGCCGCGACGGCGTCGGCGACATTCGTCTGGGCGGCAACGTCGGCGCACCGGGCACGATTACCCTGAACGCCGCGCGCGACACCACCATTGCCGGCAGTGTGGTGTCCGACAGCGATCTGAATCTCGCGACCCAGCGCAATCTGAGCGTGGGTGGCGTGGTCGGCAGTACCAAGGGCAATGTCAGCCTGACCGCGCGCACGGGGGCGGTGACGACCCAGGGCGCGGTCATCACGCCGGGCAATCTGGTCGTCAGCTCGGGCGCCGACACCAGCCTGGGCGGCCAGGTCAGCGCGGCGGGCACGGCCAGCGTCAACGCGGGCGGCAATCTGAGCACGGCCGGCCAGATCGGCAGCAACGGCACGCTGACGCTCAATGCCGGGCAGAACCTCACCATCGGCGGCCAGGTCGGCAGCGGCGCCGATGCCAACTTGCAGGCCGGCAGCAACGTTACCGTCAACGGGGCGCTGACCAGTACCGGCAATGCCAGCGTCCTGGCCGGCCAATCGATTGCGCTGGCCGGGGATGTTGCCGCGGGCGGCAACGCGACCCTCGACGCCAGCCAAACCATCACCGGCCCGGGCAACCTGAGCGCGGCCCAGACCGCCAAGGTGACCGGCGGCAGCATCGATCTGGGCGGGCAGGTCAAGGGCAAGCAGGTTGCGCTGACGGCCAACGGCAGCGGCAATCTGGGTGACGTCCGTTTGGGTGGCGCTGTCGGCGCGCCCGGCAGCGTGACGATCTCGGCGACACGCGATGCCACCCTCGGCAGCAATGCGATTGCCGGTGGCGACCTGACCGCCACGGCCGGGCGCAATCTGACCGTCAACGGCGCTGCCGCCAGCGTCAATGGCAACGTCAACCTGACCGCGCAGGCCGGGCAACTGGCGAGCACCGGTTCGATCCAGGCCAACCAGGGCGATGTCAACGCGACCGCCGGGCAGGACCTGAACGTGGGCGGCAGCGTCTACGCTGGCCGCAACGCCGGTCTCGCCGCGCAGGGCGGCAACGCCACGGTCTCGGGCAATCTCACCAGCCTCGGCAAGACGAGCGTCGGCAGCGGCCAGAACACGACCCTGAGCGGCCAGCTCAAGACGGGCGGCGACCTGCAGGCCAGCGCAGCCAACGCGCTGAGCGTCGCGCAGCTGAACTACGTGGGCGGCAACGCGATCCTGCGCGGCGCCGACATCGCGGTCGGTTCGGCGGCGGGCCAATCCAATGCGGTGCAAGGCACGCTGGATGCGGTCGCTTCGCGTGGGCTGACGCTCACCGGCAACAGCAATGCCAATGCCCTGAATCTCGGCGGTGCCACGATCACCAACCAGGGCTCGACGCTCGCCACGCAACGGGCGACCGTCAGCGGCGGCACGGTCGCGAACACCGGGACGCTTGCCGCCAACCAGCTCACGGTCAGCGCGGCCGATCTGGTCAACCGCGGCACGGTGGGCGGCCAGGCCGTCAATCTGAACACGACCGGCAACCTGGACAACGCAGGCGGCCTGGTGGTGGGCACACAGACGCTCGACGTCACGACCGGCGCGCTCACGAGCAACCGGGGCGGGACGTTCTTCGGCGGCGATCTGACGGGCAAGTCGCCCACCACCGGCAACCTGACCCTGACCGTCAACGGCGGCGCGGGCAGCTTCAACAATGCCGGCGGGCAGCTGCTGGCCGGCAACAACCTGACGCTCAACACCCCGAACCAGGTCTTCGATCCGTCGGCGGCCAGCACGGGGACGCTGAACGCCAACAATGCGCTCACGCTGTCGATCCAGTCGATCAACAACACGGGCACGTGGAACGTGCAGGGCCGCAGCGTGGCGATCAACGCGGCCCAGGGCATCACCAACAGCGGCACGATCCAGAAGGCGGGCGACCTGTCGCTGTCGACGGCCGGCGCGCTGGCCAACAGCGGCCAGATCGTGGGCGGCTCGAACGTGGCGCTGTCGGCCGGCACGCTGACGAACACCGGCACGATCCACGCCGACGGCAATCTCGCGCTGGCGGGCAATGTCCGGAACGCCGGCACGGCCGAAGCGCTGGGCAACATCGCCGTCACCGGTTCCAACTACGACAACCAGGGCGGCAAGACCCAGGCCAACGGCGACATCCGGTTCGACATCGGCGGCACGCTCAACAACGTCGGCAGCGTGATCGGCGCCAACGGCAACGTGCACATCGCCGCGCAGAGCGTCGTCAACGACCGCACCGCGCCGGTGGATGCGGGCAGCAGCTTCGGCAAGGCGGTCAACGATGCGCTGCTGAACTCGACCATCATCGGGTCGTACTCGCCGTGGGTCTATGGCGGCAGCTGCGATAGCTGCAGCGCTTATGTTGCGGGTGCGCCCATCAATGTCACGATTGGCGATCTGGTGCGCAATGCGGACGGCACCACAACGCTGTATCTCGGCCCGGTTGCCGTCAGCTCCGAGAACGGCCCCGGCTTCGAGAGCCGCTGGTTCATGGGTTACAGCGGACTGACCATCAGCCCGAATGATCCTGACCAGAAGAGGGTCCCTCTGCCGACAGTGGACCGGACGATCGTGCGCCAGGCGGATGGCACGGCCGGCCAGATCACGGCCGGTGGTGCGATGGATGTTACGGCCGCATCGGTCTCGAACAAGGGCGGGCTGATCCGCGCCGGCAAGGACGTGACACTCAATGTCGGCAGCCTGGACAACAGCCGCTCGGCCACGCTGGTGAGCAGCCAGACCGACGCAGTCAATGCCGCGGAGCTTGCGGCGTTCCTGGACCGCATCAGTGCCATCGCCCGGGCGAACACGATGTCGTCGTTTGCCAATTCGGCCTTCCTGTCGAGCAGCCAGTATCTGATGTTCAGCAAACCGGATTGGCAAGGGTCGAGCTGCGACAGCTGCACGGCGCCGGCGCCTTCGGCGGTGGTGCTGGATGTCGGCCATGCGAAGGATGGCGCCCAGGCAACGGCGCCCGTCCAATCCACGGTGACCTACACGCTCGGCAAGGCGGGGCAGATCCTGAGCGGCGGCAACCTGTCGCTCACCGGCTCGGGCGATCTCACCAACGCGGGCGACCTGGCCGCCGCCGGCAAGGTCAAGATCACCGCGGCGGGCACCTTCACCAACCAGGGCACCTACGTGTCTTCGGTGACCACCACGGCGGGCTGCCTGCCCGGCGCGATCAAGTGTGCAGAAGGCGGCGCACACGTCGATACCCTCAACTGGCAGCAGACACCCAACACGGTCGCGGCCGGCGACACCCTGACCATCAACGCCGCGAGCATCCAGAACCTGAACGGGACGCTGGCCGCCGTGGGCAACGTGACGCTCACGGCCGGCAGCGGCGTCACCAACCGCGCCGGCGCGATCCAGTCGACGGCCGGCGATGTCAGCATCACCGCGCCCACCGTGGTCAACACGACCATGACGCCGGTCACGCTGCACAAGAGCTACGGGAACATGAACCCGAGCTACGCGGGCGGCTGCAACGCGGGCGGGACGTACAAGGAGAGCCAGTGCGCCTCGGACGAGACCACGGCGGCCGGCCCGGCCGGCGTGATCTCGGCCGCGCGCGACGTCAACCTGTCGGGCACCACGCTGACCAACAACGGCGCGCTGATCACCGGCGGGCGCAACGTGACGGTCAACATGGCCGGCAACGTCGACAACAACAGCATCGCGCTCAACGCCAACTGGCACGGCCACTGGGTCGAAGAGACCGGCTGGCTCAAGGGGGACAAGCGCCACGAGACGAATGGCGTGGCCGTGCTGGGCAACCTGGCCTCGGGCATCCAGGCCGGTAACGCGCTGTCGGTCACCTCGGGCGGCCGGACCGTCAACACCGGCAACCTGCTGGGCAGCACGGTGGACCTGACCAGCGCCTCGCTCGTCAACGGCATCACCAGCCCGACCCAGCCGACGCCGCCGTCAGTGCCGGGGCAGCAGGTCATCTCGCTGGCGCCGCCGCCGGCACCGTCGGGCTCGCTGCCGACGGCCAACAACACGGGCACCGGCCCGGCCGCGCAAGCGGCCAGCGCGACGCCGACCACGTCCAGCGCCTCCGGCGGCGCACCGCAGGCGAGCGTGACGCCGGTGCAAACGCCGGCCTGGCGCTTCCAGCCCGCGATCGTGACAACGCCGAGCGCGCCGGGCAGCACGCAGGTCAGCTGGCACTTCAACGCGCCGGCGGCCGGCAGTGCGGTGAGCGCATCCGCGTCCACCGTCAACGGCACGACCTACGTGAACCCGAACCCGGCGACGGCCGTGCTGGCCGGCGTCACGCCCGACAGCCTGCTGTCGCAGTTGCCGGCCGACCTGCGCCCGGGCGGCACGCCGTTCTACTACGACCCGTTCACCGAAAACCAGAAGCTGCAACAGGCCGCGCTGGCGCAGACCGGGCAGAGCAGCTTCGTCAACGGCCTGACCTATGACAGCCAGAACCGGCTCTCCGTCACGGACCAGGAAAAGCTGATCCTGTACCGGAACGCGGCCGACTACGCGAAGGCCCACAACATCCAGCTCGGCCAGGCGCTGACGCAGCAGCAGATCGCGCAGCTGGACAAGCCGATGCTGTGGTACGTGACGCAGCAGGTGCCGGACCCGAGCTGCAACACGGTGGCGAGCACGGCGTGCCCGATGGTGAGCGCGCTGGTGCCGCAGCTGTATCTGCCGGCCGGCTACGCGGATGCGATCACGCAGCCCGCGGGCGGCATGATCGCCGGCACCAACGTCAACGTGAACGTCGATGGCACGCTGCGCAACAGCGGGCAGATCGTCGCGGGCGATGCGCTCAACGTGCGCGCGGGCACCATCGACGCGCGGCCGAACGTGGTGAACGTCGGCACGTCGGCGTACAAGGTGGAGGGCGGCTGGCTGGAGGTGAGCGGCACGCAGGTGCAGCCGGGCGGGTTTATGAGTGCGGTGAATCTGAACGTTACCGCCAATGCGATCAACGCGGTCAACGATGCGTTCGCTGTGCGCAACGCGGATGGCTCGATCGACCAGGCCAAGACCGATGCGCTGATTGCGCAACTGAAGGCCAATCTTGGCGGGAACTACACCGCCGGGACGGTCAAGGATGACATCCACCAGAATTTCATCAAGGAACAGAGTGCACTGCCGACGTTCGTGGTGATGGTGATTGCGCTGGTCGCCGCCGTTGTGACGGCGGGCGCCGCTGCAGCAGCCATCGCCGCCGCAGAGGTCGCGGCAGCCGAAGCGGGCATGGCGACTTTGATTGCAACGGGCTCGGTTGAAGCCGCGACGGCAGCAGGCGGCATTATGGCCAGCTCGGTCTTTGCCGCTGGCGGCATAGCGAACTTGGCAATTGCTGGCGCGTTGGGCGGGATGGCCGCGAGTGTGGTTTCGCAGGTTGGCCTGACGGGCCGGCTCAGCGTGGGCCAGACGCTGATCGCTGGTGCCGCAGGGGCGATCACCGGCGGGATGACGGGATATTTTGGGGCGAACTACGGCATTGATCGCTTACTCGCGTCGACCGCGGCAGGATGCGGTACGGCGGCGATGTCTGGCGGCGATTGCAAGTCAGGAGCAATTTCCGGGTTCGCAACAGCAGCCATCGCTTGGGCGGGGGATGCGATGCGGCAGAATCAAATTGAGTCGTCGAAGCGGTTTAGTGGCATCACCGACACGAAAGCCTCTGAGTTGGGTCCGGTGGATAACGCTAGCGGTCCAAGTGCAGGGGTGAACGGTGACGGTTACAAGATTGCGGGAACGCGCGTCAGTTTCGATGATTTGCGGAAATATGGCGACGTGCAGCAAGCAGCTGACGGCTCTTGGACTTTTACGGGGACACAAGTTGACCCCAAGACTGGAACATTTTGGACTCTGAGAGATGCCCTGCAAAAGGAAGGAGGTTTGACCGGCGGCGCTCAGGGTCTTAGCGGGACCCTGAGTGGGGCTCCGTACGCACCCGGAACAGCCACAGATAAGCTTCTCGAAAGTTTTGCCGGGCCTCATGATTTCATGGGCAGCATTTTTGCCTATGACAAGTTGGGGAATCTGAAGCAGGGGATGACTGCTCTCCAGAGAACTCTATTTGAAATCCAGACGGATATTGATATTCCGTTGTCGGCTCCTTTTGCAGGGGTGACATTCTTGAATCAATATGGGGTAGATTGGTCGACCTTCCGGAACCAGTTTAACCAGACAAAGGACAAGCGATGA
- a CDS encoding DUF1993 domain-containing protein yields the protein MTTPSMYAFLVPGVNRMLGNLSALLDKGAAHAEARQFDVANLLTSRLAPDMHPLTRQVQIACDMAKSGAARLTGTELPRYPDVETTIPELKTRIAKTLAFVNGIDPASFAGSEDRAITLQAPSGELNFTGLDFLRGFVLPNLYFHVTIAYALLRHAGVEIGKLDYIGRPD from the coding sequence ATGACCACACCTTCGATGTACGCCTTCCTCGTTCCGGGCGTGAACCGCATGCTCGGCAATCTTTCCGCCTTGCTGGACAAGGGCGCCGCCCACGCGGAAGCCAGGCAATTCGATGTGGCCAACCTGCTGACATCGCGTCTCGCGCCGGACATGCACCCGCTCACGCGCCAGGTGCAGATCGCGTGCGACATGGCCAAGAGCGGCGCGGCCCGGCTGACGGGAACGGAGCTGCCCCGCTACCCCGATGTGGAAACGACGATTCCCGAGCTCAAGACCCGCATCGCCAAGACGCTGGCGTTCGTCAACGGCATCGACCCGGCAAGCTTCGCCGGCAGCGAGGATCGCGCCATCACGCTGCAAGCGCCGAGCGGCGAACTCAATTTCACCGGACTGGATTTCCTGCGCGGCTTCGTGCTGCCCAACCTGTATTTCCACGTCACCATCGCGTATGCGTTGCTGCGGCATGCGGGGGTTGAGATCGGCAAGCTCGATTACATCGGCCGACCGGACTGA
- a CDS encoding DUF2059 domain-containing protein: protein MIRNLIAMAVGIALSTSVAAADRTEKIQKLMQVQGLSQMVEQQIASGREFSRKQAERTMAQVLAGLNADAAYRKRFQEAMEAFIADMQPSLSPGEMVAIWSRLFGAKFTDAELDQLIAFYASPLGQKEVAASRDALPAINQLFQARYKPVHERATAAFLQRMQQIRTECRCDQ from the coding sequence TTGATCCGCAACCTGATTGCGATGGCGGTCGGCATCGCATTGTCCACGTCGGTCGCTGCCGCAGACCGCACCGAAAAAATCCAGAAGCTGATGCAGGTGCAGGGGCTGAGCCAGATGGTCGAGCAGCAGATCGCCAGCGGCCGCGAGTTCAGCCGCAAGCAGGCTGAACGGACGATGGCGCAGGTGCTGGCGGGCTTGAACGCGGATGCGGCCTACCGCAAGCGTTTCCAGGAGGCGATGGAGGCGTTCATCGCGGACATGCAGCCATCGTTGAGCCCCGGGGAGATGGTCGCGATCTGGTCCCGGCTGTTCGGCGCCAAATTCACCGATGCGGAACTGGACCAGCTGATCGCGTTCTATGCGTCGCCGCTCGGCCAGAAGGAAGTGGCTGCCTCGCGCGATGCGCTGCCGGCCATCAACCAGCTGTTCCAGGCGAGGTACAAGCCGGTCCATGAGCGCGCCACGGCGGCTTTTCTGCAGCGCATGCAGCAGATCCGGACGGAATGCCGCTGCGATCAATAG
- a CDS encoding DegQ family serine endoprotease: MTRQTMARSAVGLAAVLAVAGGYAYLQKDVMTRAVAAPLAASATAQTSAAPMAVAVPMDFSAIVERYGPAVVNISTTARAQRTSIQGLPPGVSPDDPFAEFFRRFMPQAPQQQGDQVVKGLGSGFIVSPDGLILTNAHVVDGAQEVSVKLTDRREFKAKVLGVDKQSDVAVLRIAASNLPTVQIGSPAGTKVGEPVLAIGSPYGFENTVTAGIVSAKSRSLPDDTYVPFIQTDVAVNPGNSGGPLFNQRGEVIGINSQIYSQTGGYQGLSFAVPIDVAMKVEQQLVATGKVTRGRLGISVQEVDQSLADSFNLPKPEGALVNAVEKDGPAAKAGLQPGDVILQIGDVHIGHSGDLPEQVAEIKPGSTVPLQIIRHGKPTALSVTVGEAKDAKVAANTSAAPDKGRLGLAVRPLQPEEKRQSGLPGGLVVMDSSGPAAKAGIQPGDVILSLNGTPVSSAQELRALVDRAGKHVALLVQRDDAKIFVPLDLG, from the coding sequence ATGACGCGTCAAACCATGGCACGCAGCGCGGTCGGGCTGGCCGCAGTGCTGGCCGTTGCGGGCGGCTATGCCTATCTGCAGAAGGACGTGATGACGCGCGCGGTGGCCGCGCCGCTGGCGGCCTCCGCGACCGCCCAAACCTCGGCCGCCCCGATGGCGGTGGCCGTGCCGATGGACTTCTCCGCCATCGTCGAGCGCTACGGTCCGGCGGTGGTCAACATCAGTACCACCGCGCGCGCGCAGCGCACCTCCATCCAGGGTTTGCCGCCCGGCGTGAGCCCGGACGATCCGTTCGCCGAGTTCTTCCGGCGCTTCATGCCCCAGGCGCCGCAGCAGCAGGGCGACCAGGTCGTCAAGGGCCTGGGCTCCGGCTTCATCGTGTCGCCTGACGGGCTGATCCTGACCAACGCCCACGTGGTCGACGGCGCGCAGGAAGTCAGTGTCAAGCTGACCGACCGCCGTGAGTTCAAGGCCAAGGTGCTGGGGGTGGACAAGCAATCCGACGTGGCCGTGCTGCGCATCGCGGCCAGCAACCTGCCGACCGTGCAGATCGGCAGTCCGGCCGGCACCAAGGTGGGCGAGCCGGTGCTGGCGATCGGCTCGCCGTACGGCTTCGAGAACACTGTCACCGCGGGCATCGTGAGCGCCAAGTCGCGCTCGCTGCCGGACGACACCTACGTGCCGTTCATCCAGACCGACGTGGCCGTCAATCCCGGCAACTCGGGCGGCCCGCTGTTCAACCAGCGCGGCGAGGTGATCGGCATCAACTCGCAGATCTACAGCCAGACCGGCGGCTACCAGGGCCTGTCGTTCGCCGTGCCGATCGACGTGGCGATGAAGGTGGAGCAGCAGCTGGTGGCCACCGGCAAGGTCACGCGCGGCCGGCTGGGCATTTCGGTGCAGGAGGTCGACCAGTCGCTGGCCGATTCCTTCAACCTGCCCAAGCCGGAAGGCGCGCTGGTCAACGCGGTGGAAAAAGATGGCCCTGCCGCCAAGGCCGGCCTGCAGCCCGGTGACGTGATCCTGCAGATCGGCGACGTGCACATCGGCCATTCGGGCGACCTGCCCGAGCAGGTGGCCGAGATCAAGCCGGGCTCGACCGTGCCGCTGCAGATCATCCGCCACGGCAAGCCGACCGCGCTGTCGGTCACCGTGGGCGAGGCCAAGGATGCCAAGGTCGCCGCCAATACGTCCGCCGCGCCCGACAAGGGCCGCCTGGGCCTGGCCGTGCGCCCGCTGCAGCCGGAAGAAAAACGCCAGAGCGGCCTGCCCGGCGGTCTGGTGGTGATGGACTCGAGCGGCCCGGCCGCCAAGGCGGGCATCCAGCCGGGCGACGTGATCCTGTCGCTCAACGGCACGCCGGTGTCGTCGGCGCAGGAACTGCGCGCGCTGGTGGATCGCGCGGGCAAGCACGTGGCGCTGCTGGTGCAGCGCGACGATGCCAAGATCTTCGTGCCGCTGGACCTGGGCTGA